The DNA window CGGCGTGGACGTAGCTGGCGATCCACAGCGGCATCAGCACCAGCTTGAACATCGCCTGGGCGTAGGTGACGTCCATGTCGTTGACGCGCTGCTCGTCGCCGCCGATGTCGTGCTCGACGTCCTCCTGGATGACCTCGCGCATGACGCTGCGGGCCTCCTCGGCGCCGGCGGCCGGGGTCACGTCGTAGCGCAGGGCGGAGTAGCCGGTGACGTACTCGTCCTGGTAGGGCCTGGCCTCGGTGAGCTGCCAGGGGCCCATCTTCTCGAGCTTCTCACGCTCGACGTGGTGGCTGGCGACGATCAGCACGTCGTCGAAGGCGCGGCTGACGTGGCCGGAGCGGTCCGACCAGCGGGTGTGTCGCTGCTGGTAGGTCTCGGTGCGGGTGCCGCCCTTGCCATCGGAGACCGTGCGGGTCCGGGTGACGTAGTAGTAGTCGCCCCGCTTGCCCTCGTAGTCGGTGCCGGTCTGCGCGTCGAAGGTCCAGTGCGGGATGTAGGTGCCCTTGAGGCCCTCGGTCGAGCCGACCTTCTTCAGGCTGTTGGGGGCGAAGCGACGCGAGCCGACCCACTCCTGGAAGTGGGCGCGGGCGGCGTTGCGGTCGACCTTGAACGGCACCACCGCCTCGGGCTGCACGACGCCCTCGGGCGCCTGGGTCGCGACCAGGGCGCCGCCACAGAACCCGCACGCACCGGCCACGTCGGTCGACTCGGTCTGGGCGCCGCAGTTGCGGCACTTGAGCTCGACCGCCGCGGTCAGCGCGGCGACCTGCGACTGACCGTGCTTGGCCTGCCACTCGTCGTAGGAGTGCTCCTTGATGGTCAGGTGCTCGGCGTCGATCTGCTGCTCCGCGCCGCACGAGCCGCAGCGCAGCACGGTCGTGCCGGGGGAGTACGCCGTCTGCGCGCCGCAGCTCGGGCAGACCGCGCTGAGCGGGACCGGTGGGACCGGCGGGACGGTGGGGCTGTCGGTCACGGACCCGTCCTCAGGCCGTCGGCGGGACGGGCGGCGGGGTGCCCTCGTCCGGCGGCTGCGGAGCGGCGGCCGGCGGCACGGCGGGCGGGAGCGGCGGCGGGGTCGCCGCGAACAGCGCCCGGACCTCGGCGACGTCGGCAGCGGGGGTCCAGGCGTCCATCCCGTCACGCCAGACCAGCGTCTCGCGGGTGACCTCGCCGGCGGTGATCTTGTCCTTGATCGCGTCGCGCTCAAGAGGGCCGACCTGCTGGCCGCCGATCGCGAGGAAGAACGCCGACGAGGCGACCGGGACCGGCGGCGGGGCCGCGGGGGCCGTGGGGGCAGCCGGTGCCGCGGGGGCGGCCGGCTGCGAGGCCTGGGGAGCGAGCGCACTGGCCATCTGCTGGCCGAGCGCGACGCCGACGCCGAGCCCGACGCCCTCACCGGCACCACCGGGGTTGTTGGCGGCGTCGCCGATCGCGGTCGCGGCCTGGAACTTGGCGTACTGGTCGAGGTTGCCGAGCACGCCCATCGAGGTGCGCTTGTCGAGGACGGCCTCGACCTCGGGCGGCAGCGAGATGTTCTCGATGACGAACCGCGGGATCGAGATGCCCATCGGGGCGAGCTGCTCGGTGAGCGTCAGCGCGAGCTGGTCGGCGATGCCCTGCTGGTTGGCGGCCAGGTCGAGCATCGGCACGCCGGCCTTCGCGAGCGCCGTACCGAGCTGGGAGACGATCGACTGCCGCAGGAACTCCGCGACCTCCTCGGTGCGGAACTGCGGGTCGGTGCCGACGAGCTCCTTGAGCAGCTTGCCGCCGTCGACGATGCGCAGCGCGTAGGTGCCGAAGGCGCGCAGGCGGACCATGCCGAACTCGGCGTCGCGCAGGGTGACCGGGTTCTGGGTGCCCCACTTGAAGTCGGTGAACTGGCGGGTCGCGACGAAGTAGACCTCGGCCTTGAACGGGGAGTCGAAGCCGTACTTCCAGCCCTTGAGGGTCGAGAGGATCGGCAGGTTCTGGGTCTCGAGCGTGTAGGTCCCCGGCGTGAAGACGTCGGCGATCTCGCCCTCGTTGACGAAGACGGCGATCTGGCCCTCCCGCACGACCAGCTGGGCGCCGTTCTTGATCTCGTTGTCGTGGCGCGGGAACCGCCACACCAGCGTGTCCCGGCTGTCGTCGAGGAACTCGACGATGTCGATGAACTCGCCACGGATGCTGTCCATGAAGCCCATGGGTGGACTCTCCTTCGGGATGGGGTCGTGCGGGACGCTAGCCGACGGCCGGGACGGTACGCCGTCGAAGTCGCTCGACACGACCGGGCAGAATGGTCGTCTTATGTCCGAGTCGGCGGTCGCGAAACTCATCACCTACCCGCCCGACCTCCCGGTCAGCCAGCGGCGCGACGAGATCGCCGAGGCGATCCGGGACCACCAGGTCGTGATCGTCGCCGGTGAGACGGGGTCGGGCAAGACCACCCAGCTGCCGAAGATCTGCCTCGAGCTCGGCCGCGAGCGGATCGGCCACACGCAGCCGCGACGGATCGCGGCGCGCAGCGTCGCCGAGCGGATCGCCGCCGAGCTGGGCTCCGAGCTGGGCGAGCTGGTCGGCTACCAGGTGCGGTTCACGGCCAAGACGTCGCGCGCGACCAAGGTCAAGGTGATGACCGACGGCATCCTGCTCGCCGAGCTGCAGCGCGACCGGCAGCTGAAGAAGTACGACACGATCATCATCGACGAGGCCCACGAGCGCAGCCTCAACATCGACTTCCTGCTCGGCTACCTCAAGCGGCTGCTGCCCCGTCGTCCCGACCTCAAGCTGGTCATCACCTCGGCGACCATCGACGTCGAGCGCTTCTCCGAGCACTTCGCCGTCGACGGACGGCCGGCACCCGTGGTCGAGGTCTCGGGCCGCACCTACCCCGTCGAGGTCCGCTACCGGCCCCTGGTCGACGAGCTGGAGGACGACGAGGAGGGCGAGCCGATCGTCCGCGACCAGACCGAGGCGATCGTCGAGGCGGTCAAGGAGCTGGGCGCCGAGGGATCGGGCGACGTGCTGGTCTTCCTGCCCGGTGAGCGCGAGATCCGCGACACCGCCGATGCCCTGTCCACCGCGCTCGGCGACCGCGGCCCCGAGATCGTGCCGCTCTACTCCCGGCTCTCGGCGGCCGAGCAGCACCGGGTGTTCGCGTCGCACTCCGGTCGCCGGGTGGTCCTGTCCACCAACGTCGCCGAGACCTCGCTGACCGTCCCCGGCATCCGCTACGTGATCGACACCGGCGTCGCCCGCATCTCGCGCTACTCCGTGCGTACCAAGGTGCAGCGCCTGCCGGTCGAGCCCATCAGCCAGGCCTCGGCCAACCAGCGCTCCGGCCGCTGCGGACGCGTCGCGCCCGGCATCGCGATCCGGCTCTACTCCGAGCAGGACTTCGAGGCGCGCCCCGAGTTCACCGAGCCCGAGGTGCTGCGCACCAACCTGGCCTCGGTCATCCTGCAGATGACCTCGCTCGGCCTCGGCGACGTCGCCCGGTTCCCCTTCGTCGAGCCGCCCGACAAGCGCAACGTGCAGGCCGGCGTACAGCTGCTGGAGGAGCTGGGCGCGGTCACCACCGCCGACGGCGGGATAGTCCCTGACGTAAATCAAGGCTCTCGGGGCCGGAAGGCTGATTTACGTCAGGGACTATCCCGCCGGGGGCGCCAGCAGGACGGGCCGCGGCTGACCGAGGTCGGACGTCGACTGGCGCGGCTGCCGATCGACCCGCGGCTGGCCCGGATGATCCTGGAGGCCGAGCGGCTCGGGTGCGTGCGCGAGGTGATCGTGATCGCGGCGGCGCTCAGCCTGCAGGACCCGCGGGAGCGACCTGCCGAGCAGCGCCCGCAGGCCGACCAGCAGCACGCGCGGTTCAAGGTCGAGGGCTCCGACTTCCTGTCCTGGCTGGCGTTGTGGCGCTACCTGCGCGAGCAGCAGACCGAGCTCAGCAGCAGTGCGTTCCGGCGCATGTGCAAGCGCGAGTACCTCAACTACCTGCGCGTGCGCGAGTGGCAGGACTTCGAGTCCCAGCTGCGCCAGGTCTGCAAGGAGATGGACATCAAGGTCGGCACCCCCGCCGACGCGCCCGACGCCGACGGCATCCACCAGGCGCTGCTGTCGGGGCTGCTCTCCCACGTGGGTCTGTTGGAGGAGCGGGACGAGGCCAAGGGCCCCAAGAGCGCCGGGCGCAAGCCGATGCGTGAGTACGTCGGCGCACGCGGCGCGAGGTTCGCGATCTTCCCCGGCAGCGGGCTGCACAAGAAGAACCCGCCCTTCCTGATGGCCGGTGAGCTCGTCGAGACCGGGCGGCTCTGGGCCCGCCAGAACGCCGCGATCGACCCCGAGTGGGCCGAGCGGCTCGGCGCCCACCTGGTCAAGCGCACCTACTCCGAGCCGCACTGGTCCAAGAAGCGGGCCCAGGTGCTCGCCCACGAGAAGGTCACGCTCTACGGCGTACCCCTGGTCGCCGACCGGCTCGTCAGCTTCGGCAAGGTCGCGCCCTCGGTGGCGCGGGAGATCTTCATCCGGCACGCGCTCGTGCAGGGGGAGTGGCACAGCCGGCAGAAGTTCTTCACGCGCAACCGCGAGCTGCTCGACGAGGCGATGGACCTCGAGCACCGTGCGCGCCGCCGCGACATCGTCGTCGACGAGCACACGCTCTTCGACTTCTACGACGCCCGGGTCGGTCACGAGGTCGTCAGCGGCGCCCACTTCGACACCTGGTGGAAGCACGAGCGGCAGAAGCGGCCCGACCTGCTCGACCTCACCCTCGAGATCCTCACCCACGACAACGCCGGCGCGGTGCAGGAGGACGACTACCCCGTCGCGTGGGCGGGTGCGCGCGAGGGCCTGACCTTCCCGATCAGCTACCACTTCGAGCCGGGCGCGGCCGACGACGGTCTCACCATCGACGTGCCCGTCGCGACCCTCAACCAGGTCGGCGACGACGACTTCTCCTGGAACGTGCCGGGGCTGCGCGAGGAGCTCGTCACCAGCCTGATCCGCAGCCTGCCCAAGAGCCTGCGCGTCGCGCTGGTGCCGGCCCCCGACCGGGCGCGGGCCTTCCTGCGCGAGACGCCGGCCGGCGAGGAGCCGCTGCTCGACGCCCTCGAGCGCTGGTGTCGCGCCACCGCCGGCATCGTCGTGCCGCGCGATGCCTGGGACTGGACCAAGGTCGCCGAGCACCTGCGCCCCACCTACCGCGTCCTCGACGACACCGGCGCCGAGCAGGCCCGCGGCAAGGACCTCGAGGCGCTCAAGGCGCCGCTGCGCCCGCAGTTTGCCGCCGCGCTCGACGAGGTCGCCAGCGGCAGCGGGCTGTCCGCGACCGGGCAGACCTCCTGGACCTTCGGGGCCGTCGCGCCCGAGATCACCGAGCGCCGGGCGGGGCACGAGGTGACGGCGTACCCCGGGCTCGTCGACGAGGGAGCGTCCGCCGGCACCGTGGGCCTGCGGGTGTTCGGCTCCCGCGACGAGGCCGCGGCCCGCCACCGGCTCGGCGTACGCCGGCTGCTCACCCTGGCCGTGCCCGACCCCACCTCGCGCGTGCTCGGCTCGCTGAGCAACCTGGACAAGCTCGGGCTCGCGGGGTCGCCGTACCCCTCGGTCGCCGAGCTGCTCGCCGACTGCCGCGTCGCGGTCCTGTCGGACCTCGTCGACGCCCACGAGGAGGTGCGCGACGAGGCGGCGTTCGCCGCGCTCGTCGCCGAGGCCGCGCGCGAGCACGAGGCGGCGGTGCGGGCCACGGTCGGCGACGTGCTCGTCGTCCTCGACCGCTGGCGCAGTGCCGACAAGGCGCTCGGCGGGCGTGCCGACATGGCGCAGCTGCCGGCGCTGACCGACATGAAGGCCCAGCTCGGCCGGCTCGTCGAGCGCGGCTTCGTGGGGGAGGCGGGGGCGCGACGCCTGCGCCGGTTCCCGGTCTACCTGCGCGCGCTCGAGCAGCGCCGTGAGCGCCTGGTCGGCCCCGGCGTCCAGAAGGACCGCCAGCTGATGGACCAGGTCGTCCAGCTGCAGGACGCCTACGCCCACCGGGTCGCGGCGCTGCCCGACGGCCGGCCGCCCGACGAGCGGCTGCGCCAGGTGCGCTGGATGCTCGAGGAGTACCGCGTCTCGCTG is part of the Nocardioides plantarum genome and encodes:
- a CDS encoding SPFH domain-containing protein, translating into MGFMDSIRGEFIDIVEFLDDSRDTLVWRFPRHDNEIKNGAQLVVREGQIAVFVNEGEIADVFTPGTYTLETQNLPILSTLKGWKYGFDSPFKAEVYFVATRQFTDFKWGTQNPVTLRDAEFGMVRLRAFGTYALRIVDGGKLLKELVGTDPQFRTEEVAEFLRQSIVSQLGTALAKAGVPMLDLAANQQGIADQLALTLTEQLAPMGISIPRFVIENISLPPEVEAVLDKRTSMGVLGNLDQYAKFQAATAIGDAANNPGGAGEGVGLGVGVALGQQMASALAPQASQPAAPAAPAAPTAPAAPPPVPVASSAFFLAIGGQQVGPLERDAIKDKITAGEVTRETLVWRDGMDAWTPAADVAEVRALFAATPPPLPPAVPPAAAPQPPDEGTPPPVPPTA
- the hrpA gene encoding ATP-dependent RNA helicase HrpA, whose amino-acid sequence is MSESAVAKLITYPPDLPVSQRRDEIAEAIRDHQVVIVAGETGSGKTTQLPKICLELGRERIGHTQPRRIAARSVAERIAAELGSELGELVGYQVRFTAKTSRATKVKVMTDGILLAELQRDRQLKKYDTIIIDEAHERSLNIDFLLGYLKRLLPRRPDLKLVITSATIDVERFSEHFAVDGRPAPVVEVSGRTYPVEVRYRPLVDELEDDEEGEPIVRDQTEAIVEAVKELGAEGSGDVLVFLPGEREIRDTADALSTALGDRGPEIVPLYSRLSAAEQHRVFASHSGRRVVLSTNVAETSLTVPGIRYVIDTGVARISRYSVRTKVQRLPVEPISQASANQRSGRCGRVAPGIAIRLYSEQDFEARPEFTEPEVLRTNLASVILQMTSLGLGDVARFPFVEPPDKRNVQAGVQLLEELGAVTTADGGIVPDVNQGSRGRKADLRQGLSRRGRQQDGPRLTEVGRRLARLPIDPRLARMILEAERLGCVREVIVIAAALSLQDPRERPAEQRPQADQQHARFKVEGSDFLSWLALWRYLREQQTELSSSAFRRMCKREYLNYLRVREWQDFESQLRQVCKEMDIKVGTPADAPDADGIHQALLSGLLSHVGLLEERDEAKGPKSAGRKPMREYVGARGARFAIFPGSGLHKKNPPFLMAGELVETGRLWARQNAAIDPEWAERLGAHLVKRTYSEPHWSKKRAQVLAHEKVTLYGVPLVADRLVSFGKVAPSVAREIFIRHALVQGEWHSRQKFFTRNRELLDEAMDLEHRARRRDIVVDEHTLFDFYDARVGHEVVSGAHFDTWWKHERQKRPDLLDLTLEILTHDNAGAVQEDDYPVAWAGAREGLTFPISYHFEPGAADDGLTIDVPVATLNQVGDDDFSWNVPGLREELVTSLIRSLPKSLRVALVPAPDRARAFLRETPAGEEPLLDALERWCRATAGIVVPRDAWDWTKVAEHLRPTYRVLDDTGAEQARGKDLEALKAPLRPQFAAALDEVASGSGLSATGQTSWTFGAVAPEITERRAGHEVTAYPGLVDEGASAGTVGLRVFGSRDEAAARHRLGVRRLLTLAVPDPTSRVLGSLSNLDKLGLAGSPYPSVAELLADCRVAVLSDLVDAHEEVRDEAAFAALVAEAAREHEAAVRATVGDVLVVLDRWRSADKALGGRADMAQLPALTDMKAQLGRLVERGFVGEAGARRLRRFPVYLRALEQRRERLVGPGVQKDRQLMDQVVQLQDAYAHRVAALPDGRPPDERLRQVRWMLEEYRVSLWAQQLGTDGPVSDQRIRKALA